A genomic region of Zea mays cultivar B73 chromosome 6, Zm-B73-REFERENCE-NAM-5.0, whole genome shotgun sequence contains the following coding sequences:
- the LOC100502216 gene encoding putative protein of unknown function (DUF640) domain family protein, translating to MDPSGPAGPSSAAGSGDDALAPPQHQVQPLAQAQPQPQQAAPPPQLSRYESQKRRDWNTFLQYLRNHRPPLTLARCSGAHVIEFLKYLDQFGKTKVHAAGCAYFGQPNPPAPCPCPLRQAWGSLDALIGRLRAAYEESGHAPESNPFAARAVRIYLRDVRDAHAKARGIPYEKKSRKRKQPPAAATGEASSSSSSAAAAREAAAAASAGDGSSSGSVAAKAAPTTGGGQGSATTTAAPAPTSTSRVQ from the coding sequence ATGGATCCCTCGGGGCCAGCCGGGCCGTCCTCGGCGGCGGGGAGCGGCGACGACGCGCTCGCGCCGCCGCAGCATCAGGTCCAGCCGCTGGCTCAGgcgcagccgcagccgcagcaGGCCGCTCCGCCTCCGCAGCTCAGCAGGTACGAATCGCAGAAGCGGCGGGACTGGAACACGTTCCTGCAGTACCTGCGGAACCACCGGCCGCCGCTCACGCTGGCGCGGTGCAGCGGCGCGCACGTCATCGAGTTCCTCAAGTACCTGGACCAGTTCGGCAAGACCAAGGTGCACGCCGCCGGGTGCGCCTACTTCGGCCAGCCTAACCCGCCGGCGCCCTGCCCGTGCCCGCTGCGCCAGGCCTGGGGGTCCCTCGACGCGCTCATCGGCCGCCTGCGCGCCGCGTACGAGGAGAGCGGCCACGCGCCGGAGTCCAACCCCTTCGCGGCGCGCGCCGTGCGGATCTACCTCCGCGACGTCCGCGACGCGCACGCCAAGGCGCGGGGCATACCCTACGAGAAGAAGAGCCGCAAGCGCAAGCAGCCGCCGGCGGCGGCCACAGGAGAAGCGTCGTCGTCTTCGTCCTCGGCCGCGGCAGCGCGGGAGGCCGCTGCCGCCGCGAGCGCCGGGGACGGGTCCAGCAGTGGCAGCGTGGCGGCGAAAGCTGCACCGACCACCGGCGGCGGCCAGGGAAGCGCCACTACtacagccgctcctgcaccgacCAGCACGTCCCGAGTACAGTag
- the LOC103631562 gene encoding replication protein A 70 kDa DNA-binding subunit B codes for MGDVLIPSLRCGNLSVTICVRVSRFWDFSDPQDDARLLHCDMVLLDEEGNSIHATIYPPFIEKFRPLIKEGSVYNMTYFRVRASNNLYKPVPNDIMITFTNWKKLEQVIEIPPAFPTLTYSLTHIDQIHSRIDHKDYYTDAIGIVTSVSNVSPHRSKGQQASSLKRNISICSARGASVNVVLWGAQATLFPGERIYENGQNSPQIVLFVGTLVKKYADGLCLTGSSPCKWYINPSIPEAETLMSSARGDHKPVKWNATVTSSQLISPVAEEQKVSYIKYLHPFENKGKEFLVTVTIRKIDNKWWYNSCRKCACTAVTHGDSYKCTNRDCANIAMPVQRYKILVIAGDETADTDFILFGRVAQRIVKRPCDMLIANTPSGFIPDAITKLLERTFVWNVSFSGHTINSGNVCFQVNATIKELGNQNVDISTSTAGTQQSSFMFSQGASSSMKDTPHKTDTLSSPLTPLTPQGSIATTKYLVRVPTAYINEKMFLFPHAPTVSAESQKPPTQAQRSGDARLLVDYGIGITRALGWWGVLAGGTTGGSTCNGRRRGISVLCSAVQGPSNEQPID; via the exons ATGGGAGACGTGTTGATTCCAAGCCTACGGTGTGGGAACTTATCTGTGACGATATGCGTCCGTGTTTCTCGGTTTTGGGACTTTTCTGATCCTCAGGATGATGCAAGGCTGTTACACTGTGATATGGTGTTGCTCGACGAAGAG GGAAATAGCATACATGCTACGATATACCCACCCTTCATAGAGAAATTCAGGCCACTCATAAAAGAAGGTAGCGTGTACAACATGACATACTTTCGAGTTCGAGCATCAAACAACTTGTACAAGCCAGTTCCAAATGATATCATGATTACCTTCACGAATTGGAAAAAGTTAGAGCAAGTTATTGAGATTCCTCCTGCATTTCCTACACTTACATACTCCCTCACTCACATAGACCAGATCCATTCGCGCATCGACCATAAAGACTACTATACAG ATGCCATTGGGATAGTTACTTCAGTCTCGAATGTTTCGCCACATCGCTCAAAAGGACAGCAAGCTTCCAGCTTGAAGAGGAACATTTCCATATGCAGTGCAAG AGGTGCTTCGGTCAATGTCGTGTTGTGGGGTGCCCAAGCCACCCTATTCCCAGGAGAGCGCATATACGAGAATGGGCAGAATTCCCCACAGATTGTGCTATTTGTTGGCACGCTCGTCAAAAAATATGCAG ATGGTCTTTGTCTGACTGGAAGCTCACCATGTAAGTGGTACATCAATCCATCCATTCCTGAGGCAGAAACCCTTATGTCCAG CGCACGCGGTGATCATAAACCAGTGAAGTGGAATGCAACTGTCACTTCGAGCCAGCTTATATCTCCTGTTGCTGAGGAGCAAAAGGTGTCGTATATCAAGTATCTCCATCCCTTTGAAAACAAG GGAAAGGAGTTCTTGGTTACTGTCACTATAAGGAAAATTGACAACAAGTGGTGGTATAACTCATGCAGAAAATGTGCCTGCACAGCTGTCACTCACGGAGACTCTTACAAATGCACAAACCGTGATTGCGCTAACATTGCTATGCCCGTCCAAAG GTATAAAATACTTGTCATCGCAGGAGACGAGACAGCTGACACAGACTTCATTCTCTTTGGGCGCGTGGCTCAAAGAATTGTCAAAAGACCTTGCGATATGCTCATAGCGAACACTCCATCAGGCTTCATTCCAGATGCAATCACGAAGCTGCTTGAAAGGACGTTCGTTTGGAACGTTAGCTTCTCTGGGCACACAATTAACTCTGGAAACGTCTGCTTCCAGGTCAATGCTACCATAAAGGAACTAGGCAATCAGAATGTTGACATTTCAACGTCAACCGCAGGGACACAACAGTCTTCGTTTATGTTCTCACAGGGTGCAAGCAGCAGCATGAAAGACACTCCTCACAAGACAGACACCTTGTCTTCACCTCTGACACCTTTGACGCCTCAGGGTAGCATCGCCACTACAAAGTATTTGGTACGTGTTCCAACCGCTTACATAAATG AGAAGATGTTCCTGTTTCCGCATGCACCCACGGTTTCAGCAGAAAGCCAGAAACCACCGACCCAAGCTCAGCGCTCAGGTGATGCTAGATTGCTAGTGGACTACGGAATTGGAATCACGCGGGCCCTGGGATGGTGGGGCGTGCTTGCCGGCGGGACGACTGGCGGATCGACGTGCAACGGCCGGCGTCGGGGCATCTCCGTGCTGTGCAGTGCAGTGCAGGGCCCCTCGAATGAACAACCGATTGATTGA
- the LOC100502152 gene encoding uncharacterized protein LOC100502152: MVPLENEMVENKDAEKFREKMPFDNIVWDEELASDGNTHDGLLQQLAEVEDQTQYKKVCTVLSESEAQVYDEILGKVVWDEEMSSELDMDNDLLGLLVSGGEYPVDEQVVDDSSDFKEFGLVDADHVFVEGLDEDSKAVCKASMSDELTLEINTPFLFGVAIDHVNEMPVNINLQDGLSQERASGREYVYDDKMDPIVEPDFDLSFAVSIQEEWDIQSLVRVPEQDLILKICEQYHGGQPIVLTCQYMIQTDHHFGGTRKGDNEQRGVCFARTHVAWGQAVLQPWARNAFSPGQVEQLHQIDSAAHKVALELGINLPSDPSVRMQWDPGISTATAWGQAVFRGAGKCHDPSVAQKKPSLPAHLPRPKPTLSNPIAEAKDHEDKEELRHRCRGQEIIQKEERPRNTGSSSSSSGCEILSPSRFPLQLLTLPD; the protein is encoded by the coding sequence ATGGTGCCTCTTGAAAATGAGATGGTAGAGAACAAAGATGCAGAGAAATTTCGTGAGAAAATGCCTTTCGATAACATCGTATGGGATGAGGAACTAGCATCAGATGGCAACACACATGATGGCTTATTGCAGCAGCTAGCTGAGGTGGAGGACCAGACCCAGTACAAGAAGGTCTGCACAGTGTTGTCTGAGAGCGAGGCACAGGTGTatgatgaaatacttggcaaggtTGTATGGGACGAGGAAATGTCATCCGAGCTTGACATGGACAATGACTTATTGGGACTGCTGGTTTCTGGCGGGGAGTACCCAGTTGATGAGCAGGTTGTGGATGACTCCTCGGATTTCAAAGAGTTTGGATTGGTCGATGCAGACCATGTTTTTGTGGAAGGGCTCGATGAAGATAGCAAAGCAGTTTGCAAGGCAAGCATGAGTGATGAGCTAACTCTTGAGATAAACACTCCTTTTCTCTTTGGGGTTGCTATAGATCACGTGAATGAGATGCCTGTCAACATCAATTTGCAAGATGGCCTATCACAGGAGCGAGCAAGTGGTAGAGAGTATGTGTATGATGATAAGATGGACCCTATTGTTGAGCCTGACTTTGATCTCAGTTTTGCTGTCAGTATTCAAGAGGAGTGGGATATTCAATCACTTGTGAGGGTGCCAGAACAAGATCTTATTCTGAAAATTTGTGAGCAGTACCATGGAGGACAACCCATTGTTTTGACCTGTCAATATATGATTCAAACTGATCACCATTTTGGTGGTACAAGAAAAGGAGACAATGAGCAGAGAGGAGTATGCTTTGCAAGGACTCATGTTGCATGGGGACAAGCTGTGTTGCAACCATGGGCAAGAAATGCTTTCAGTCCTGGACAAGTTGAGCAGCTACATCAAATTGATTCTGCTGCACATAAGGTCGCTCTGGAGCTGGGTATCAATTTACCATCTGATCCATCAGTTCGGATGCAATGGGATCCGGGCATCAGTACGGCCACAGCTTGGGGACAAGCTGTGTTTCGAGGGGCCGGTAAATGTCATGACCCAAGTGTGGCCCAGAAGAAGCCCAGCCTACCTGCCCATTTGCCAAGGCCGAAGCCCACTCTATCCAACCCAATTGCTGAAGCCAAAGACCACGAGGACAAAGAGGAGCTGAGGCATCGATGCAGAGGACAGGAAATTATTCAGAAAGAAGAAAGACCGAGGAACACAGGAAGCTCGTCTTCCTCCTCTGGCTGTGAGATCCTATCCCCCTCTCGATTTCCCCTGCAATTACTCACGCTCCCGGATTGA
- the LOC109940223 gene encoding mitogen-activated protein kinase sty1-like has translation MVVEISNLYQVAMLVNDLCRSKSVNDLSSPSCQTHKDDDNNNLEDEDEWQDGKKFDAVATFKILSEVEFSLSVSSIPLQWHNQTLCTTRCLCGCVTRVYMTQLMDLVRLQILMYQLCKGVGFVHSSGVLHRDLKPHNLLMDR, from the coding sequence ATGGTCGTGGAGATCTCCAACCTCTATCAGGTGGCTATGCTGGTCAACGATCTATGCAGGTCGAAGAGCGTGAACGACCTATCCTCCCCATCATGCCAAACCCACAAGGATGACGACAACAACAACCTAGAGGACGAGGATGAGTGGCAGGACGGGAAGAAGTTCGATGCGGTGGCCACCTTCAAGATCCTCAGCGAGGTTGAATTTTCTCTTTCTGTATCCTCTATTCCTCTCCAATGGCACAACCAAACCCTGTGCACGACAAGGTGTTTGTGTGGATGTGTTACCCGTGTCTACATGACTCAATTGATGGACTTGGTGCGTCTGCAGATCCTGATGTACCAGCTGTGCAAGGGCGTGGGTTTTGTTCACAGCAGCGGGGTGCTCCACCGTGATCTGAAACCGCACAACCTGCTCATGGACCGCTAG
- the LOC103631564 gene encoding uncharacterized protein At5g39865, with protein sequence HASTSTALVPAAGAGASSRLSIPNPSLKDLRSLLAPDSAATAPPSASPSPRVLHRIRVAASALRALRTLHQPPSRPPAAPVGKDKEPVPGGGRVVLYFTSLRVVRGTYEDCRAVRAILRGLRAAVDERDLSMDPGHLPELAALLPRVALPQVFVGGRHLGGADEVRRLHESGELRRIVAPAPGPAFSGSCARCGGERYLLCGACDGSHKRYSLKGGGGFRACAECNENGLVRCPACCVPVPVA encoded by the coding sequence CACGCCTCCACCTCCACAGCCCTCGTCCCCGCCGCAGGCGCCGGCGCGTCCTCGCGCCTCTCCATCCCCAACCCGTCTCTCAAGGACCTCCGGTCGCTGCTGGCGCCGGACTCCGCCGCCACAGCCCCGCCCTCCGCCTCCCCGTCGCCGCGCGTCTTGCACCGCATCCGCGTCGCCGCCTCCGCGCTCCGGGCCCTCCGCACGCTCCACcagcccccgtcccggcctccggCGGCGCCCGTTGGCAAGGACAAGGAGCCGGTGCCGGGCGGCGGGCGGGTGGTGCTGTACTTCACGTCCCTCCGCGTCGTCCGCGGCACCTACGAGGACTGCCGCGCGGTGCGCGCCATCCTGCGCGGGCTCCGCGCGGCCGTCGACGAGCGCGACCTCTCCATGGACCCCGGCCACCTGCCCGAGCTCGCCGCGCTCCTCCCCCGCGTGGCGCTGCCCCAGGTCTTCGTCGGCGGCCGCCACCTCGGCGGCGCCGACGAGGTCCGGCGCCTCCACGAGTCCGGGGAGCTCCGCCGCATCGTCGCCCCCGCTCCCGGGCCCGCGTTCTCCGGCAGCTGCGCCCGCTGCGGCGGCGAGCGCTACCTGCTTTGCGGCGCCTGCGACGGCAGCCACAAGCGGTACAGCCTCAAGGGCGGCGGCGGGTTCCGCGCCTGTGCCGAGTGCAACGAGAACGGGCTCGTCCGGTGCCCCGCCTGCTGCGTACCCGTTCCCGTCGCCTGA